One genomic segment of Scophthalmus maximus strain ysfricsl-2021 chromosome 3, ASM2237912v1, whole genome shotgun sequence includes these proteins:
- the fgd gene encoding faciogenital dysplasia isoform X2 — protein sequence MQELSTTDLPASSLQYQCGSGDFLCSPQLVTKGPTPRPCHDRPAIKPRPPASASPRPPTAQKPQVPPKPAHLLALGQDKKPKRIPPAPSRPLPAPPPPPKPKPTLAPPGPGAQPQREAQKVGLLIERFENSKVPILGVLPRTQLHLCLRMDTVTDTTSSCGQDSTVKVAGDSSSTVDKPALCNSERTHEVSELSCLASMHIDGSDDVALDDCVEEDITHGIGCLGDVEREEGSSHELLDNPDSSEQNGKIPNRDSGIDSPSCTADGEAFPNEDAIDEEDHYDSVTETESVSCCVTLGNKRDSTQDEDSDLDEGSSGEMHPLTDTQTGYLADTTSEAHKCSEAQRLLNIARELLHTEEAYVKRLNLLDQVFCTKLTEAGIPQDVITGIFSNISSIYCFHDKFLLPELKTRITGEWDSNPRIGDILQKLAPFMKMYGEYVKNFDRAMDLVNTWTQRSSQFKSVVQNIQKQDVCGNLTLQHHMLEPVQRIPRYELLLKDYLKKLPDDALDRKDAEKAVELISTAANHSNAAIRKMEKMNKLLEVYERLGGEEDIVNPANELIKEGHIKKMSAKNGTAQDRYLYLFNNMVLYCVPKLRLMGQKFSVRERIDIAGMEVQENVKQNLPHTFAIIGKQRSLELQARTAEEKEDWIQVILATIERHKQNSETFNKAFNSSFSREDDHPPESPGPWCSPGMDSDNERQHERKSSRKKEKEKQTCKGCNESFNFTKRKHHCKSCGAAICAKCSKTLDNKTSRVCPECFEASLSLETLGVSEQKRKAAPERQTSLTGENCLLCGHLQVQDKGKSWSKMWVAVTKAEPLVLYLQSSGQDSKGARAVPLPGFEVSATPPSAAEKAEVKHAIRLSHTHQTLLLSAQDAEVQAKWMDVLSRAARGETPADPSTSLTEHRKSQ from the exons acctccctgcctcctctctgcagtACCAGTGTGGCTCAGGGGACTTCCTGTGTTCGCCACAGCTGGTTACGAAAGGTCCGACCCCCAGACCATGTCACGACAGGCCTGCCATCAAGCCCCGGCCCCCTGCCTCCGCCTCACCCCGGCCGCCGACCGCACAGAAACCTCAAG TTCCCCCTAAACCCGCGCACCTGCTcgcccttgggcaagacaagAAACCGAAGAGGATCCCCCCAGCGCCCTCCAGGCCTTTGCCGgcaccccctcctccacctaAACCAAAGCCGACCCTAGCGCCTCCTGGCCCGGGAGCgcagccacagagagaggccCAGAAGGTGGGGCTGCTCATCGAGAGGTTCGAGAATTCAAA GGTTCCCATCCTGGGGGTGCTCCCACGGACCCAACTTCACCTGTGTCTAAGAATGGACACTGTGACCGACACCACTTCCTCCTGCGGCCAGGACTCAACAGTGAAGGTCGCGGGAGAttcctcctccactgtggaCAAACCTGCACTTTGCAACTCCGAGCGGACTCACGAGGTGTCTGAACTTTCCTGTCTGGCTTCCATGCACATCGACGGCTCCGACGATGTCGCGCTGGACGACTGCGTGGAGGAAGACATCACACACGGCATCGGTTGCCTTGGCGACGTGGAGCGGGAGGAAGGCTCCTCCCACGAGCTCCTGGACAATCCGGACTCTTCGGAGCAGAACGGGAAGATTCCCAACCGGGACAGTGGCATCGACAGCCCGTCGTGCACGGCAGACGGGGAGGCGTTCCCCAACGAGGACGCCATTGACGAGGAGGATCATTACGACAGCGTCACTGAAACGGAAAGTGTGTCCTGCTGCGTTACCCTGGGCAACAAGCGAGACTCAACGCAGGATGAGGATAGTGACTTGGACGAGGGAAGCAGTGGGGAGATGCACCCTCTGACAGATACACAGACTGGGTATCTAGCAGATACAACCTCAGAGGCGCACAAA TGCTCAGAGGCTCAGAGGCTCCTGAACATCGCCAGAGAGCTCCTCCACACTGAAGAGGCCTACGTCAAACGGCTCAACCTCCTCGACCAG gtATTTTGCACTAAGCTCACAGAGGCTGGAATCCCTCAGGACGTCATTACAGGGATCTTCTCCAACATCTCCTCCATCTACTGCTTCCATGACAAGTTCCTGCTGCCTGAGCTCAAGACACGTATTACTGGAGAGTG GGACTCCAACCCTCGTATTGGAGACATCCTCCAGAAACTGGCTCCGTTCATGAAGATGTACGGGGAATATGTGAAGAACTTTGATCGAGCAATGGACCTGGTGAACACCTGGACGCAGCGGTCTTCGCAGTTCAAGAGTGTTGTCCAGAATATacag AAACAGGATGTTTGTGGGAACCTGACGCTGCAGCACCACATGCTGGAACCGGTCCAGAGGATTCCTCGCTACGAGCTGTTGCTCAAAGACTACCTGAAAAAGCTGCCCGACGACGCTCTCGACCGAAAAGACGCAGAGA AGGCAGTGGAGCTCATCTCTACTGCAGCTAACCACTCCAATGCTGCAATCAGGAAAATG GAGAAGATGAACAAGCTGCTGGAGGTTTACGAGCGGCTCGGCGGAGAGGAGGACATCGTTAACCCAGCCAACGAGCTCATCAAAGAGGGACACATCAAGAAGATGTCGGCCAAAAACGGAACAGCACAAGATAGATACCTCTACTTG TTCAACAACATGGTGCTATACTGCGTGCCCAAACTCAGACTGATGGGACAGAAGTTCAGCGTCAGAGAGAGGATTGACATCGCTGGCATGGAG GTGCAGGAGAACGTGAAGCAGAACCTTCCTCACACCTTCGCCATCATCGGCAAGCAGCGATCACTGGAGCTGCAGGCCAG GACAGCTGAAGAGAAGGAAGACTGGATTCAG GTGATCCTGGCCACCATTGAAAGGCACAAACAGAACAGCGAAACATTCAACAAAGCTTTCAACAGCTCCTTCTCTCGAGAGGACGACCATCCCCCCGAGTCACCG GGTCCCTGGTGCAGCCCAGGCATGGACTCGGACAATGAGCGACAGCATGAGAGG AAGAGTTccaggaaaaaggagaaagagaagcaaaCATGTAAAGGCTGCAACGAGAGCTTCAATTTCACCAAGCGCAAACATCACTGCAAGTCCTGCGGAGCG GCCATCTGTGCAAAGTGTTCAAAGACCCTGGACAACAAAACGAGCCGAGTGTGCCCGGAGTGTTTCGAAGCCAGCCTCAGTCTGGAGACTCTCGGCGTCAGTGAACAGAAAAGGAAAGCTGCGCCTGag AGACAGACATCTCTCACCGGGGAGAACTGTTTGCTGTGTGGCCACCTCCAAGTGCAGGACAAGGGGAAGAGCTGGAGCAAGATGTGGGTGGCCGTCACCAAGGCTGAGCCACTGGTGCTGTACTTGCAGAGCAGCGGACAG GACTCTAAAGGGGCGCGGGCGGTGCCTCTTCCTGGGTTCGAGGTGAGCGCGACGCCGCCATCAGCGGCCGAAAAGGCGGAGGTCAAACACGCAATCCGCCTCAGTCACACCCATCAAACTTTGCTCTTAAGTGCCCAAGATGCAGAGGTTCAGGCCAAGTGGATGGACGTCCTCTCCAGAGCTGCCCGCGGAGAAACACCCGCAGATCCATCGACGAGCCTGACTGAACACAGGAAGAGCCAGTAG
- the fgd gene encoding faciogenital dysplasia isoform X1, giving the protein MQASESVRGTDTQPSVCCLRPGVRIDAAEVLFPSLVPPLSVRGRRPGLKVTHLQFYHGRHIDLPASSLQYQCGSGDFLCSPQLVTKGPTPRPCHDRPAIKPRPPASASPRPPTAQKPQVPPKPAHLLALGQDKKPKRIPPAPSRPLPAPPPPPKPKPTLAPPGPGAQPQREAQKVGLLIERFENSKVPILGVLPRTQLHLCLRMDTVTDTTSSCGQDSTVKVAGDSSSTVDKPALCNSERTHEVSELSCLASMHIDGSDDVALDDCVEEDITHGIGCLGDVEREEGSSHELLDNPDSSEQNGKIPNRDSGIDSPSCTADGEAFPNEDAIDEEDHYDSVTETESVSCCVTLGNKRDSTQDEDSDLDEGSSGEMHPLTDTQTGYLADTTSEAHKCSEAQRLLNIARELLHTEEAYVKRLNLLDQVFCTKLTEAGIPQDVITGIFSNISSIYCFHDKFLLPELKTRITGEWDSNPRIGDILQKLAPFMKMYGEYVKNFDRAMDLVNTWTQRSSQFKSVVQNIQKQDVCGNLTLQHHMLEPVQRIPRYELLLKDYLKKLPDDALDRKDAEKAVELISTAANHSNAAIRKMEKMNKLLEVYERLGGEEDIVNPANELIKEGHIKKMSAKNGTAQDRYLYLFNNMVLYCVPKLRLMGQKFSVRERIDIAGMEVQENVKQNLPHTFAIIGKQRSLELQARTAEEKEDWIQVILATIERHKQNSETFNKAFNSSFSREDDHPPESPGPWCSPGMDSDNERQHERKSSRKKEKEKQTCKGCNESFNFTKRKHHCKSCGAAICAKCSKTLDNKTSRVCPECFEASLSLETLGVSEQKRKAAPERQTSLTGENCLLCGHLQVQDKGKSWSKMWVAVTKAEPLVLYLQSSGQDSKGARAVPLPGFEVSATPPSAAEKAEVKHAIRLSHTHQTLLLSAQDAEVQAKWMDVLSRAARGETPADPSTSLTEHRKSQ; this is encoded by the exons ATGCAGGCCTCAGAGAGCGTGAGGGGAACCGATACGCAGCCCTCTGTCTGCTGCCTCAGGCCCGGTGTCAGGATCGATGCTGCGGAggttctcttcccctctctcgtCCCCCCGCTCTCTGTCCGAGGGCGACGTCCTGGGCTCAAGGTCACCCACCTACAGTTCTATCACGGGCGGCACATTG acctccctgcctcctctctgcagtACCAGTGTGGCTCAGGGGACTTCCTGTGTTCGCCACAGCTGGTTACGAAAGGTCCGACCCCCAGACCATGTCACGACAGGCCTGCCATCAAGCCCCGGCCCCCTGCCTCCGCCTCACCCCGGCCGCCGACCGCACAGAAACCTCAAG TTCCCCCTAAACCCGCGCACCTGCTcgcccttgggcaagacaagAAACCGAAGAGGATCCCCCCAGCGCCCTCCAGGCCTTTGCCGgcaccccctcctccacctaAACCAAAGCCGACCCTAGCGCCTCCTGGCCCGGGAGCgcagccacagagagaggccCAGAAGGTGGGGCTGCTCATCGAGAGGTTCGAGAATTCAAA GGTTCCCATCCTGGGGGTGCTCCCACGGACCCAACTTCACCTGTGTCTAAGAATGGACACTGTGACCGACACCACTTCCTCCTGCGGCCAGGACTCAACAGTGAAGGTCGCGGGAGAttcctcctccactgtggaCAAACCTGCACTTTGCAACTCCGAGCGGACTCACGAGGTGTCTGAACTTTCCTGTCTGGCTTCCATGCACATCGACGGCTCCGACGATGTCGCGCTGGACGACTGCGTGGAGGAAGACATCACACACGGCATCGGTTGCCTTGGCGACGTGGAGCGGGAGGAAGGCTCCTCCCACGAGCTCCTGGACAATCCGGACTCTTCGGAGCAGAACGGGAAGATTCCCAACCGGGACAGTGGCATCGACAGCCCGTCGTGCACGGCAGACGGGGAGGCGTTCCCCAACGAGGACGCCATTGACGAGGAGGATCATTACGACAGCGTCACTGAAACGGAAAGTGTGTCCTGCTGCGTTACCCTGGGCAACAAGCGAGACTCAACGCAGGATGAGGATAGTGACTTGGACGAGGGAAGCAGTGGGGAGATGCACCCTCTGACAGATACACAGACTGGGTATCTAGCAGATACAACCTCAGAGGCGCACAAA TGCTCAGAGGCTCAGAGGCTCCTGAACATCGCCAGAGAGCTCCTCCACACTGAAGAGGCCTACGTCAAACGGCTCAACCTCCTCGACCAG gtATTTTGCACTAAGCTCACAGAGGCTGGAATCCCTCAGGACGTCATTACAGGGATCTTCTCCAACATCTCCTCCATCTACTGCTTCCATGACAAGTTCCTGCTGCCTGAGCTCAAGACACGTATTACTGGAGAGTG GGACTCCAACCCTCGTATTGGAGACATCCTCCAGAAACTGGCTCCGTTCATGAAGATGTACGGGGAATATGTGAAGAACTTTGATCGAGCAATGGACCTGGTGAACACCTGGACGCAGCGGTCTTCGCAGTTCAAGAGTGTTGTCCAGAATATacag AAACAGGATGTTTGTGGGAACCTGACGCTGCAGCACCACATGCTGGAACCGGTCCAGAGGATTCCTCGCTACGAGCTGTTGCTCAAAGACTACCTGAAAAAGCTGCCCGACGACGCTCTCGACCGAAAAGACGCAGAGA AGGCAGTGGAGCTCATCTCTACTGCAGCTAACCACTCCAATGCTGCAATCAGGAAAATG GAGAAGATGAACAAGCTGCTGGAGGTTTACGAGCGGCTCGGCGGAGAGGAGGACATCGTTAACCCAGCCAACGAGCTCATCAAAGAGGGACACATCAAGAAGATGTCGGCCAAAAACGGAACAGCACAAGATAGATACCTCTACTTG TTCAACAACATGGTGCTATACTGCGTGCCCAAACTCAGACTGATGGGACAGAAGTTCAGCGTCAGAGAGAGGATTGACATCGCTGGCATGGAG GTGCAGGAGAACGTGAAGCAGAACCTTCCTCACACCTTCGCCATCATCGGCAAGCAGCGATCACTGGAGCTGCAGGCCAG GACAGCTGAAGAGAAGGAAGACTGGATTCAG GTGATCCTGGCCACCATTGAAAGGCACAAACAGAACAGCGAAACATTCAACAAAGCTTTCAACAGCTCCTTCTCTCGAGAGGACGACCATCCCCCCGAGTCACCG GGTCCCTGGTGCAGCCCAGGCATGGACTCGGACAATGAGCGACAGCATGAGAGG AAGAGTTccaggaaaaaggagaaagagaagcaaaCATGTAAAGGCTGCAACGAGAGCTTCAATTTCACCAAGCGCAAACATCACTGCAAGTCCTGCGGAGCG GCCATCTGTGCAAAGTGTTCAAAGACCCTGGACAACAAAACGAGCCGAGTGTGCCCGGAGTGTTTCGAAGCCAGCCTCAGTCTGGAGACTCTCGGCGTCAGTGAACAGAAAAGGAAAGCTGCGCCTGag AGACAGACATCTCTCACCGGGGAGAACTGTTTGCTGTGTGGCCACCTCCAAGTGCAGGACAAGGGGAAGAGCTGGAGCAAGATGTGGGTGGCCGTCACCAAGGCTGAGCCACTGGTGCTGTACTTGCAGAGCAGCGGACAG GACTCTAAAGGGGCGCGGGCGGTGCCTCTTCCTGGGTTCGAGGTGAGCGCGACGCCGCCATCAGCGGCCGAAAAGGCGGAGGTCAAACACGCAATCCGCCTCAGTCACACCCATCAAACTTTGCTCTTAAGTGCCCAAGATGCAGAGGTTCAGGCCAAGTGGATGGACGTCCTCTCCAGAGCTGCCCGCGGAGAAACACCCGCAGATCCATCGACGAGCCTGACTGAACACAGGAAGAGCCAGTAG